From a single Aestuariibius sp. HNIBRBA575 genomic region:
- a CDS encoding LPS-assembly protein LptD, producing MNLLRTMFLCLALLGVSNMASAQGVANLIADRVSVQNNGVLIAEGNVEVFFDGTKLTAQRLVYDQSTDRLTIEGPIFIIGADGTILTAGQADLDPQLQNGLLRGARLVLDQQLQLGANQINRVDGRYSQLFQVVATSCRVCGDEAPLWEIRARRVIHDEQEQQLYFDGAQLRVGNVPVLYLPRLRLPDPTLERATGFLTPRFRSTDQLGTGIKTPYFIRLGDHRDLTFTPYLSRETRTLDLRYRQAFHNGRLELNAGISHDTIVPDDTRGYAQLQGQFDLARDFELSFDLITVSDDGYLLDYGHSSNDLLDSQIAITRTTQDQYIEASLNHYQSLRDIDDNATLTSWVGAFDYQQRLHPNRLGGVLTLSGGGDTLFRTSQADMIGRDVSWLGVDAQWQRNWIGPAGLVLDFETGFQVDLYDVAQDSNYEDTLMRTAPRAGITLRWPLAKTNSNGVAHLIEPMAQIAWSDAHGDTPPNEDSILNEFDESNLLSLTRFAGQDRVETGLRSAFGARWTRQSPQGWRSTLTFGRVFRSQNQDDLSLSSGFSGTASDWLVAGQLDFANGLSVDLRTLLNENDVTSKSQIQVNWLRDNLNMTAGYLYLPIDTGESRDAAISEWTFDADYQINDVWSVNGEASYDIIADSAAKTGFGIGWRNECVEVDLSVSRRFTSSTNVDPTTDIGLSVGIAGFSAGRSGAFAAQSCGE from the coding sequence ATGAATTTACTGCGCACGATGTTTCTGTGTTTGGCGCTATTGGGGGTCAGCAACATGGCCAGCGCCCAAGGTGTGGCCAATTTGATTGCCGACCGGGTGAGCGTTCAAAACAACGGCGTGCTGATCGCCGAAGGCAATGTCGAGGTGTTTTTTGACGGCACCAAATTGACTGCCCAGCGTTTGGTCTATGACCAATCCACCGACAGATTAACGATCGAAGGCCCCATTTTCATCATCGGGGCCGATGGCACCATTCTGACCGCAGGTCAGGCCGATTTGGACCCACAATTGCAAAACGGATTGCTGCGAGGCGCGCGGTTGGTTCTGGATCAGCAGCTGCAATTGGGGGCCAACCAAATCAATAGGGTCGATGGCCGATATTCGCAGCTTTTTCAGGTGGTTGCTACGTCTTGCCGTGTCTGTGGTGACGAAGCGCCGCTATGGGAGATCCGCGCGCGGCGGGTGATCCATGACGAACAAGAACAGCAATTGTATTTTGATGGCGCGCAACTGCGTGTGGGCAATGTTCCGGTTCTTTATCTGCCGCGTCTGCGCCTGCCCGATCCGACATTGGAACGGGCAACGGGGTTTCTGACCCCTCGGTTTCGCAGCACCGATCAACTGGGAACCGGGATCAAAACGCCCTACTTTATCAGGCTCGGCGATCACCGCGACCTGACATTCACCCCCTATTTGTCCCGCGAAACCCGTACGTTGGACCTGCGTTACCGACAGGCGTTTCACAATGGTCGCCTCGAATTAAACGCCGGGATCAGCCATGACACGATTGTCCCCGATGACACACGTGGCTATGCGCAATTGCAGGGACAGTTTGATTTGGCGCGTGACTTTGAACTCAGCTTTGATTTGATCACAGTGTCGGATGATGGATATTTGTTGGATTACGGCCATTCATCTAACGATCTGTTGGACAGCCAAATCGCGATCACACGCACGACCCAAGACCAGTATATCGAAGCCTCGCTCAATCATTATCAGTCGCTGCGCGATATTGACGACAATGCCACGCTGACCAGCTGGGTTGGGGCGTTTGACTATCAACAACGGCTTCATCCCAACCGCTTGGGGGGTGTTTTGACGTTGTCGGGTGGCGGGGACACTCTTTTTCGAACATCGCAGGCCGATATGATCGGTCGAGACGTGTCTTGGCTGGGTGTCGATGCGCAATGGCAGCGCAACTGGATTGGCCCCGCCGGGCTGGTCTTGGATTTTGAAACCGGGTTTCAGGTGGATCTTTATGATGTTGCCCAAGACAGCAACTATGAGGACACGTTGATGCGCACTGCCCCGCGGGCTGGGATCACATTGCGTTGGCCATTGGCAAAAACCAACAGCAACGGTGTGGCGCATCTGATCGAACCCATGGCCCAGATCGCTTGGTCAGACGCCCATGGGGACACGCCCCCAAACGAAGACAGCATCCTCAATGAATTTGACGAATCCAATCTGCTGTCGCTGACCCGTTTTGCAGGTCAGGACCGGGTTGAAACCGGGCTGCGCAGCGCGTTCGGTGCGCGCTGGACCCGGCAATCCCCCCAAGGCTGGCGCAGCACGCTTACATTTGGGCGGGTGTTTCGATCACAAAACCAAGACGACCTAAGCCTGTCCTCTGGGTTTTCCGGGACCGCCTCTGATTGGCTGGTCGCCGGTCAGCTGGATTTCGCCAATGGGCTGAGCGTTGATTTACGCACATTGTTGAACGAAAATGACGTGACCAGCAAATCCCAAATTCAAGTCAACTGGCTGCGGGACAATCTGAATATGACCGCTGGATATCTATATTTGCCAATAGATACTGGGGAATCCCGCGATGCGGCCATTTCTGAATGGACCTTTGATGCGGATTATCAAATCAACGACGTCTGGTCCGTAAATGGCGAAGCCAGCTATGACATTATCGCAGACTCGGCCGCAAAAACCGGATTTGGCATTGGCTGGCGCAACGAATGCGTCGAAGTCGACCTTTCGGTCTCGCGCCGGTTTACGTCTTCGACTAATGTAGACCCAACAACCGATATCGGTCTGTCCGTCGGAATTGCCGGGTTCTCAGCGGGACGATCGGGCGCTTTTGCTGCCCAATCCTGCGGTGAATAA
- a CDS encoding peptidylprolyl isomerase has translation MRSRPFLALLLSAGLAVGLTATHSNMAMAQNLFAPVVTVDETAITQFEINQRALLLQVFRTPGNHLQLAREQLIEDRLKMGEMRRAGLSLPEEAMRRAMEDFAGRANLTLDQFLTLLEQNGVEEETFRDFVVVGFTWRDFIRSRYRGRVQITEAEIDAALGAAGGSGSQIEVLLSEIIIAAPPPRANAAMATAQRISQYTSTSSFEAAALQHSALPSRGQGGRLPWLPLSNYPAAVRAILLDLAPGEVTAPLPITNGVALFQMRAVREAPQPIPESAAIEYAAFYIPGGLSDAGLAEAAKINDRVDSCDDLYGVARGLPAEQLDRVTLPPAEIDQDIALELARLDTGETSFALTRNDGQTLVFLMMCGRTPQLDAEIDREAVRTRLLSTRLAGYADALLADLRADATIRDVN, from the coding sequence ATGCGCAGCAGACCTTTCCTTGCTCTTCTACTTTCAGCGGGGCTTGCCGTTGGACTGACGGCAACACATTCAAACATGGCGATGGCGCAGAACCTATTTGCCCCCGTTGTGACCGTGGATGAAACCGCCATTACGCAGTTTGAGATCAATCAGCGTGCCCTGCTGTTGCAGGTGTTCCGCACGCCGGGCAATCACCTGCAATTGGCGCGGGAACAATTGATCGAGGATCGCCTGAAAATGGGTGAAATGCGCCGCGCTGGACTTTCACTTCCAGAAGAGGCAATGCGCCGCGCAATGGAAGATTTTGCCGGTCGTGCAAACCTGACATTGGATCAATTCCTGACCCTTCTTGAACAGAACGGCGTCGAAGAAGAAACCTTTCGGGATTTTGTCGTCGTTGGATTCACATGGCGTGATTTTATCCGATCCCGGTATCGCGGCCGTGTGCAGATCACAGAGGCCGAAATTGACGCCGCTCTTGGGGCGGCCGGTGGATCAGGCAGCCAAATAGAAGTGCTGTTATCTGAAATCATCATCGCCGCGCCGCCTCCGCGTGCAAATGCGGCCATGGCAACGGCACAGCGTATTTCGCAATATACCAGCACCTCTTCGTTTGAGGCCGCAGCCCTTCAACATTCAGCCCTGCCATCCCGTGGTCAGGGCGGGCGTCTGCCTTGGCTGCCATTGTCAAATTACCCCGCTGCGGTCCGGGCTATCCTGCTGGATCTGGCCCCGGGCGAAGTGACCGCCCCATTGCCCATCACCAACGGTGTCGCCTTGTTCCAGATGCGCGCCGTGCGCGAAGCACCCCAGCCCATCCCGGAATCCGCCGCGATCGAATATGCGGCCTTCTACATTCCCGGCGGTCTGAGTGACGCAGGTCTGGCCGAAGCCGCCAAAATCAATGACCGTGTCGACAGCTGTGATGATCTGTATGGGGTGGCCCGCGGATTGCCAGCCGAACAATTGGACCGGGTGACATTGCCCCCCGCAGAAATTGATCAGGACATCGCATTGGAATTGGCGCGTCTTGATACGGGCGAAACATCCTTTGCGTTGACCCGCAATGACGGCCAGACATTGGTCTTTTTGATGATGTGTGGCCGCACCCCGCAACTGGATGCCGAAATCGACCGCGAAGCCGTGCGAACCCGCCTTTTGTCGACCCGTTTGGCCGGTTATGCCGATGCGTTGCTGGCAGATCTGCGCGCAGATGCAACCATTCGCGACGTCAACTAA
- the pdxA gene encoding 4-hydroxythreonine-4-phosphate dehydrogenase PdxA gives MNPIAISCGEPAGIGPEIAVSAWSQLRGDIPMLWIGDPKHLPDGTPFEIITDTSQASALCPNALPVLARDFGPDLTPGVAQPAHAAGVIDAISTGVKLAQSGQCSALCTAPINKKALIDGADFAYPGHTEFLAALAGVDRVVMMLACDELRTVPTTIHIPLAEVPDQLNAALLTDTILITHAGLRRDFGIERPRLAVAGLNPHAGEGGKMGTEDDAMIAPTLDALRAEGFNIAGPLPADTMFHASARARYDVAICMYHDQALIPVKTLGFDQGVNVTLGLPFIRTSPDHGTAFDIAGKGIADASSMISALRMAADMARKTR, from the coding sequence ATGAACCCAATAGCGATTTCTTGCGGGGAACCTGCTGGTATTGGACCCGAAATTGCGGTCTCTGCCTGGTCGCAATTGCGCGGGGATATCCCCATGCTTTGGATCGGTGATCCCAAACATCTGCCGGATGGCACCCCGTTTGAAATCATCACCGACACGTCCCAAGCCAGCGCTCTCTGCCCTAATGCCCTACCCGTTCTGGCCCGCGATTTTGGTCCTGATTTGACGCCGGGGGTGGCGCAACCGGCCCATGCTGCGGGAGTGATCGATGCGATTTCCACCGGTGTTAAATTGGCGCAATCAGGGCAATGCAGCGCATTATGCACAGCGCCGATCAACAAAAAGGCGCTGATTGACGGCGCAGATTTTGCCTATCCGGGGCACACAGAATTTCTGGCCGCATTGGCCGGGGTGGACCGGGTTGTGATGATGCTGGCCTGCGATGAATTGCGCACCGTGCCCACAACCATCCACATCCCATTGGCCGAGGTGCCGGACCAATTGAACGCGGCCTTGCTGACCGACACGATCCTGATCACCCATGCGGGATTGCGTCGGGATTTTGGCATTGAACGGCCCCGTTTGGCCGTCGCAGGATTGAACCCACATGCAGGCGAAGGCGGCAAAATGGGCACCGAAGATGACGCGATGATCGCACCCACATTGGATGCGTTGCGCGCCGAAGGGTTCAACATTGCCGGCCCCCTGCCCGCTGACACGATGTTTCATGCATCCGCGCGTGCGCGTTATGACGTGGCGATCTGTATGTATCACGATCAGGCGCTGATCCCGGTAAAAACCTTGGGCTTTGACCAAGGCGTCAATGTCACATTGGGCCTGCCGTTTATTCGCACATCCCCCGATCATGGCACCGCCTTTGACATCGCGGGCAAAGGCATCGCAGATGCAAGTTCGATGATCTCTGCGCTGCGCATGGCCGCAGATATGGCGCGCAAAACCCGCTGA
- the rsmA gene encoding 16S rRNA (adenine(1518)-N(6)/adenine(1519)-N(6))-dimethyltransferase RsmA: MAQIDNLPPLRDVIQTHGIAAKKNLGQNFLLDLNLTSSIARQAGDLTACDILEVGPGPGGLTRGLLAEGARRVLAIEKDSRCLPALAEIAAQYPDRLDVINGDALDINPLDHLTPPIRICANLPYNIGTELLVRWLTPPTWPPVWDSLTLMFQREVALRITATPGSKAFGRLAILAQWRTDCQVVMDLPPEAFTPPPKVNSAVVHFKALPAPRFPAEAKTLSHVVATAFNQRRKMLRASLKGVAPDIEDRLIASGIKPTDRAEQIDLERWCALARAVKA; encoded by the coding sequence ATGGCCCAAATCGACAACCTGCCCCCGCTGCGTGACGTCATCCAGACCCACGGTATCGCCGCCAAGAAAAATCTTGGTCAAAATTTCCTGTTGGATCTGAACCTGACATCCAGCATCGCCCGCCAAGCGGGGGATCTGACGGCCTGTGATATATTAGAGGTCGGGCCCGGACCGGGCGGATTGACCCGTGGATTGCTGGCCGAAGGCGCGCGGCGTGTTCTGGCCATCGAAAAAGACAGCCGTTGCCTGCCAGCCTTGGCTGAAATCGCAGCACAATATCCCGACCGGTTGGATGTGATCAACGGGGATGCGTTGGACATCAATCCGTTGGATCATCTCACACCCCCGATCCGGATTTGCGCCAACCTGCCCTATAATATCGGAACCGAGCTGTTGGTGCGCTGGCTGACCCCGCCCACATGGCCACCAGTTTGGGACAGCCTGACCTTGATGTTTCAACGCGAAGTGGCCCTGCGGATCACCGCCACACCGGGGTCCAAAGCCTTTGGCCGATTGGCAATTCTGGCCCAATGGCGCACGGATTGTCAGGTGGTCATGGACCTGCCCCCCGAGGCATTCACCCCCCCGCCCAAGGTCAATTCAGCCGTCGTACATTTCAAAGCACTGCCCGCGCCGCGTTTCCCCGCCGAGGCAAAAACCCTGTCCCATGTGGTGGCGACGGCGTTTAACCAGCGCCGCAAAATGTTGCGCGCCTCATTAAAAGGCGTCGCCCCAGATATCGAAGATCGCCTGATCGCGTCCGGTATCAAACCCACAGATCGGGCCGAACAAATTGATCTGGAACGTTGGTGCGCCTTAGCCCGGGCAGTCAAAGCCTAG
- a CDS encoding DUF4167 domain-containing protein codes for MRQSKSRSRGNKNRNRPSGGNIINRVFDSSGPDGKVRGTPQQIIDKYNQLHRDSHLSGDRVDAENFAQHAEHYTRMLAEANREVEAKREEQERQNRERQAERDRERADRLKAQEAAAADPSQQSQPDIVDAPKQESGLVETPEAAPKPAAEAAPAPKPKPRRPRKPRAKPAETAADAPQPPADGGPAEAAE; via the coding sequence ATGAGACAATCCAAATCGCGTTCGCGTGGGAATAAGAACCGTAATCGTCCTTCGGGCGGTAATATCATCAACCGGGTTTTTGACAGCTCTGGCCCTGATGGCAAAGTGCGCGGCACCCCGCAGCAGATTATTGATAAATACAACCAGCTTCACCGGGATTCACACCTGTCTGGGGACCGGGTTGATGCGGAAAACTTTGCGCAGCACGCCGAACATTACACACGTATGTTAGCCGAGGCGAACCGCGAAGTCGAAGCCAAACGCGAAGAGCAGGAACGGCAAAACCGTGAACGCCAAGCCGAACGTGATCGCGAACGCGCCGATCGCCTGAAAGCCCAAGAGGCCGCAGCCGCAGATCCGTCGCAACAATCGCAGCCCGATATCGTAGACGCCCCAAAACAAGAATCTGGGTTGGTCGAAACGCCTGAGGCCGCGCCGAAACCCGCCGCAGAAGCCGCGCCCGCCCCCAAGCCAAAACCGCGCCGCCCACGCAAACCGCGCGCGAAACCTGCTGAAACGGCAGCTGATGCACCACAGCCACCCGCAGATGGTGGTCCCGCAGAAGCGGCTGAATAA
- the prmC gene encoding peptide chain release factor N(5)-glutamine methyltransferase: protein MNVAPLRTGTQVLIPAIAQLRSAGVDDPARDARQLLAHALAIDPSRLTLALHDDVAADVLARFNALIEQRCRRVPVSHLIGRRLFYGRAFQVSSDVLDPRPETEELIARALVHPYQRVLDLGTGSGCILLTLLAERPGSTGIGVDVSEAALDVARQNAAQLNITAEFASGSWFSPVTGRFDLIVSNPPYIALDEMADLSPEVRLFEPRMALTDEQDGLLAYRAICADVMDYLTPAGRFMVEIGPTQAAQVSALMETAGFGEIRVTTDIDGRDRVVEGIKPV, encoded by the coding sequence GTGAATGTCGCGCCCCTGCGTACCGGCACTCAGGTTTTGATCCCGGCGATTGCGCAATTGCGCAGTGCCGGGGTGGATGACCCGGCGCGTGATGCGCGTCAATTGTTGGCCCATGCGCTGGCGATTGATCCGTCGCGGCTGACATTGGCGTTGCATGATGATGTCGCCGCCGATGTTTTGGCCCGGTTTAATGCCCTGATCGAACAGCGGTGTCGCCGCGTTCCTGTGTCTCACTTGATTGGGCGGCGCTTGTTTTATGGCCGCGCGTTTCAGGTCAGTTCGGATGTGCTTGACCCACGTCCAGAAACCGAAGAATTGATCGCCCGCGCATTGGTCCACCCCTATCAGCGGGTGCTGGATCTGGGGACCGGATCGGGCTGTATATTGTTGACATTGCTCGCTGAAAGGCCCGGATCAACCGGCATTGGCGTGGATGTGTCAGAGGCCGCGCTGGATGTCGCCAGACAAAACGCAGCGCAGCTGAATATCACGGCGGAATTCGCGTCTGGCAGCTGGTTTTCGCCCGTCACCGGCCGCTTTGATCTGATCGTCAGCAATCCGCCCTATATCGCGCTGGATGAAATGGCGGATTTATCACCCGAAGTGCGTCTGTTTGAGCCGCGGATGGCATTGACCGATGAACAGGATGGGTTGTTGGCCTATCGTGCGATCTGTGCGGATGTCATGGATTATTTGACCCCGGCTGGGCGGTTCATGGTCGAAATTGGCCCAACCCAAGCAGCCCAAGTCAGCGCCCTGATGGAAACGGCTGGATTCGGCGAAATCCGCGTCACAACCGATATCGATGGGCGCGACCGTGTTGTTGAGGGCATCAAACCGGTGTGA
- the prfA gene encoding peptide chain release factor 1, which produces MIPSDTLDQIISRFQFLEAQMAEGGGDIAKLAKEYSDLRPVVDQITAWRQLNVDLADAEEMLADPDMAELAQEELPQLREQLPVVEQALRLSLLPKDAADAKPAMIEIRPGTGGDEAGLFAADLLRMYQRYADTMGWKFEIIDEQVTELGGIKEVTARVAGDGVFARLKFESGVHRVQRVPETESGGRVHTSAATVAVLPEAEDVDVQIASTDIRIDTMRASGAGGQHVNTTDSAVRITHIPTGIIVVSAEKSQHRNREIAMQVLKTRLYDLERQRIDGERSADRKAQVGSGDRSERIRTYNFPQGRMSDHRINLTLYKLDAIMQGDLDEIIDALISEHQARQLAEMEG; this is translated from the coding sequence ATGATACCTTCAGATACGCTCGATCAGATCATCAGCCGATTTCAATTCCTAGAGGCCCAAATGGCCGAAGGGGGCGGCGATATTGCCAAATTGGCCAAGGAATATTCCGATTTGCGCCCGGTGGTGGATCAAATCACCGCGTGGCGGCAGCTGAATGTGGATCTGGCCGATGCCGAAGAAATGCTGGCTGATCCCGACATGGCGGAACTGGCCCAAGAGGAATTGCCGCAATTGCGCGAACAATTGCCCGTGGTTGAACAGGCGTTGCGTCTGTCTCTGCTGCCCAAAGATGCCGCCGACGCCAAGCCCGCCATGATCGAAATCCGCCCCGGCACAGGCGGGGATGAGGCCGGTTTGTTTGCCGCCGATCTGCTGCGGATGTATCAGCGCTATGCTGACACAATGGGCTGGAAGTTTGAGATCATCGATGAGCAAGTTACGGAATTGGGCGGCATCAAAGAGGTGACTGCGCGGGTGGCTGGCGACGGCGTTTTTGCCCGGCTCAAGTTTGAGAGCGGCGTGCACCGGGTGCAACGCGTGCCCGAAACCGAAAGCGGCGGGCGCGTGCACACATCTGCGGCGACCGTGGCGGTGTTGCCCGAGGCCGAAGATGTCGACGTTCAGATTGCATCCACCGATATTCGGATTGATACGATGCGCGCCTCTGGCGCCGGGGGCCAGCACGTAAACACCACCGATTCCGCGGTGCGCATCACCCATATCCCGACCGGGATTATTGTGGTCAGCGCCGAAAAATCCCAGCATCGCAACCGTGAAATTGCCATGCAGGTTCTGAAAACCCGGCTTTATGATCTGGAACGTCAACGGATTGATGGCGAACGGTCCGCCGACCGCAAGGCGCAGGTGGGGTCGGGGGATCGATCCGAACGCATTCGCACTTATAATTTTCCCCAAGGGCGCATGTCAGATCATCGGATCAACCTGACCCTGTATAAACTGGATGCCATCATGCAGGGCGATCTGGATGAAATTATCGATGCATTGATTTCCGAACACCAAGCCCGCCAATTGGCCGAAATGGAAGGGTAA
- a CDS encoding DUF1499 domain-containing protein: MKIALLIPIILILAVMARVRLAPVDVDRWHVDPFTAPDPGMGGVADQSGQQSGFFAGSADHVAQDLAQIATATPRTKLIAQDGNRYTFQTRSRGWGFPDYTTFETRQTDDGVALAITARLRFGRKDFGVNAKRVALWLDQLTAADHMLAGQ, translated from the coding sequence ATGAAAATTGCCCTGTTGATCCCGATCATCCTTATTCTGGCTGTGATGGCGCGGGTGCGTTTGGCCCCGGTTGATGTGGACCGCTGGCATGTTGATCCATTCACGGCGCCAGATCCGGGCATGGGCGGCGTTGCCGATCAATCTGGTCAGCAGAGCGGATTTTTCGCAGGATCCGCCGACCATGTGGCGCAGGATTTGGCGCAGATCGCAACCGCGACCCCCCGCACAAAACTGATCGCCCAAGATGGCAATCGCTACACGTTTCAAACCCGTAGCCGGGGCTGGGGTTTTCCTGATTACACCACGTTTGAAACCCGTCAGACAGATGACGGCGTGGCCTTGGCCATCACAGCCCGGCTGCGTTTTGGGCGCAAAGATTTTGGGGTGAATGCCAAACGTGTCGCGCTTTGGCTGGATCAATTGACCGCCGCGGATCACATGCTAGCGGGCCAGTAG
- the speB gene encoding agmatinase encodes MALEDAKSQVDVTFTRQETRGLAYENTFGGATSFLRRKYTKDLTGVDLAITGVPFDQAVTNRPGARFGPRAIREASSLQPYDPPWGWDGFDPLSEFSIIDYGDLAFDYADVPKVPDLVQAHISGILAAGARSITLGGDHFITLPILKAYVDRFGPVSIVQFDAHSDIWQDDDMDRIDHGTFMYKAIKLGLVDPARSVQVGVRTVCDDTLGMNEISARDVHEKGAARVAKQIKAIVGDNPTYISFDIDGLDPAFAPGTGTPVWGGLSSWQAAVILRDMAGINVLGGDIVEVSPPYDTTGATAIAGAHVAMELICLSLWNHRKTNLTQR; translated from the coding sequence ATGGCGCTGGAAGACGCAAAATCGCAGGTTGATGTGACATTCACCCGCCAAGAAACCCGTGGATTGGCCTATGAAAACACCTTTGGGGGGGCGACGTCGTTTTTGCGACGGAAATACACCAAGGATCTGACCGGGGTTGATCTGGCGATCACGGGTGTGCCGTTTGATCAGGCCGTGACCAATCGGCCCGGTGCGCGGTTTGGGCCCCGCGCCATCCGAGAGGCATCAAGCCTTCAGCCCTATGATCCGCCATGGGGGTGGGACGGGTTTGATCCGCTCAGTGAATTTTCCATCATCGATTATGGTGACTTGGCCTTTGATTACGCGGATGTCCCCAAGGTGCCCGATCTGGTTCAGGCCCATATCAGCGGTATTTTGGCGGCGGGCGCGCGGTCCATTACGCTGGGCGGGGATCATTTCATCACGCTGCCAATCCTAAAGGCCTATGTGGATCGGTTTGGCCCAGTGTCGATTGTTCAATTCGATGCCCATTCCGATATCTGGCAAGACGACGATATGGACCGGATCGATCACGGCACATTCATGTACAAGGCGATCAAACTGGGGCTAGTCGATCCGGCGCGGTCGGTGCAGGTCGGGGTGCGCACAGTGTGTGATGACACGCTGGGCATGAATGAAATCTCCGCGCGTGACGTGCACGAAAAAGGTGCGGCCAGAGTGGCCAAGCAGATCAAAGCCATCGTTGGCGATAATCCCACCTATATTTCGTTTGATATCGATGGGTTGGACCCTGCCTTTGCGCCGGGTACGGGCACGCCGGTTTGGGGGGGGCTGTCGTCTTGGCAGGCGGCAGTGATCCTGCGGGATATGGCCGGGATCAATGTGTTGGGCGGTGATATCGTTGAGGTTTCTCCGCCCTATGACACAACCGGCGCCACAGCGATCGCAGGGGCGCATGTCGCTATGGAACTGATCTGTTTGTCATTGTGGAACCACCGCAAAACCAACCTGACCCAACGCTAA
- a CDS encoding M20 aminoacylase family protein: protein MPVLNRIAAFADEMKEWRQHIHANPELSFDCHNTAAFVVEQLRAFGVDEIHEGIAQSGVVAILNGQGDGTGRTIGLRADMDALPMDEITGAEYASTISGKMHACGHDGHTTMLLGAAKYLAETRNFSGRVALIFQPAEENGGGAGVMVDEGVLDRFGIDEIYALHNVPGLPVGQFSTSPGPLMAAVDTFYIDIQGVGGHGAMPHDTADPIMAAVGMVQAIQTIVSRNLYVRDDLVVSVTQIHTGSADNIIPDTAFINGTVRSFDPAVQNMVIKRLQEIVDGQAAAYGVQVKLNYEKGYPATINNPSRAEFACDVAEGIAPVERDAGKEMGAEDFAYFLEKRPGAYLFVGNGDTAGLHNPAYDFCDETAPYGASFFANLIEKSMPAIK from the coding sequence ATGCCCGTTTTAAACAGAATCGCCGCTTTTGCCGATGAAATGAAAGAATGGCGTCAGCATATCCATGCCAACCCGGAATTGTCGTTTGATTGCCACAACACGGCAGCGTTTGTGGTTGAGCAGCTGCGCGCATTTGGCGTTGATGAAATCCACGAAGGCATTGCGCAATCCGGGGTGGTGGCGATCCTGAACGGGCAGGGGGACGGCACGGGGCGCACGATTGGGCTGCGTGCGGATATGGATGCCTTGCCGATGGATGAAATCACCGGGGCGGAATACGCGTCGACAATCAGCGGGAAAATGCATGCCTGTGGTCATGATGGGCACACAACCATGTTGCTGGGCGCGGCGAAATATCTGGCGGAAACACGCAATTTTTCGGGTCGTGTGGCGCTGATTTTTCAACCGGCTGAGGAAAATGGCGGCGGCGCTGGTGTGATGGTTGACGAAGGTGTGCTGGACCGGTTTGGCATTGATGAAATCTATGCGCTTCACAATGTGCCGGGGCTACCCGTTGGACAATTCAGCACCAGCCCCGGCCCGCTAATGGCCGCGGTGGATACGTTTTACATTGATATTCAAGGTGTTGGCGGACATGGCGCGATGCCACATGATACCGCTGATCCGATCATGGCAGCGGTGGGGATGGTGCAGGCGATCCAGACGATTGTCAGCCGTAACCTATATGTGCGCGACGATCTGGTTGTGTCTGTGACGCAAATTCACACTGGATCCGCCGATAATATCATCCCCGATACGGCCTTTATTAATGGCACAGTGCGCAGTTTTGATCCGGCAGTTCAGAACATGGTGATCAAACGGTTGCAGGAAATTGTCGATGGTCAGGCCGCCGCCTATGGGGTGCAGGTCAAACTGAACTACGAAAAGGGCTATCCCGCGACGATCAACAATCCGTCGCGCGCTGAATTTGCCTGTGATGTGGCCGAAGGGATCGCACCGGTGGAACGGGATGCCGGCAAAGAGATGGGCGCCGAGGATTTTGCCTATTTTCTGGAAAAACGCCCCGGTGCCTATTTGTTTGTGGGCAATGGCGACACGGCCGGGCTGCACAATCCGGCCTATGATTTCTGTGATGAAACAGCCCCCTATGGTGCCAGCTTTTTCGCAAATTTGATCGAAAAATCTATGCCCGCGATCAAGTGA